In Leptospira montravelensis, the DNA window GACCTAATGAATCCAAAAATTCTGCTGCCAAATCTTCACCCGACCTTCCCAGATCCGTTTTTTTCAGCATCTGCAACACACCAAATCCAAAAAGGATCAGTAAATCTGTGAAAAGGGAATTGCTTGTTGGATATAGAGATTTAGGTCTTTCATGAGATCCACAAATTCTAAATGTTTGAGGCGTTTGCCTTCAGCATCTTTTGTGACTCGAATGACGGGACGAAGCGGTTTGTCTTTATTGGATTCAATGACCATACCCAATCTTAGGTCAGAAAGAACCACACCGGACCCCACAGGAAACATAGAAAGTTTATTTAAAAATAACCTAACCATTTTTAAATCAAAACGGTTCACGTTTTCGCTAATCATAATCTTCATTGCTTCGTAAGGAAGGATGGCTTGTCTATATGGTCTTGGGTGGATCATGGCCGCAAATTGGTCACCGATCATAAACACTTTAGTGAGTTCCTCAATTTGGTTAGCAAGGATTCGCTGTGGATACCCTGAACCGTCCACTGCTTCATGGTGTTGGAGAGCAACTATGGCGAGTGAATTTTTTAATTTTAATTTTTGAGTGAGAATTTGGTAACCAGTCACCGGATGGCGTTTGATTGTTTTTAAATCTAATTCAGATAGGGTACCTTTTTTCTCTGATACTTCTTCTGGAACTGTTACCATTCCTATATCTGCAAAAAGAGAGGCCAATGCCAAATCAATTAGTTTAGGTCTTGAAAACTCTAAAAAGTTTCCAAGCATCACTGAAAAAAATGTCGCATAACAGATATGAGTGTATAAATAATAACCTGAATGTGCATGGGATAAAAGTAAAATGGGAATTTGAGAGTTTGCTTTTGTATGGTCGGCGATACGTTCCGCAATTTCTCTAAATTCCCTAATTTCCGTATAACGGCCCTCAGATGCAGAGCGGTAAGTTTTTTGGACTAAATCAAAACAATCTTTAAATACAGCGCTAAACTCAACCTTAGAAGTATTGGCTTTTTCCAATAGATATTTATAGCGAGTGGAGTTTTCATCGTCCTGATAAAAAGGTAAGTTGGTATCAAAGTAACCAGGCCCAGCACCAGCGGAAGTTTTATCCTGTCCATCGGCAGTTACCTTTTCTCCATCAGTTAAAACAAAGGTGATACCAAATTGGACCAAACGGTCTAAGTCTTGTTGTGTGATTGGTTGGTCGGCACCAACAAAAACAGTATCTTTATCCAAATAAATTGACTTATTGAACTTGGATCCAGGTTCTAAGTCACGTATGGAGATTTTCCGCATAATTGCGTAAATCCTAGTAAGAAGCGTAGAAACATCAATTGTTTTTCTTTTGTCTCTCTAAAACAAGGATTCGAAACACAGAAGCTACGGCTTCATACAATTCCCTGGGAATTTCTTTTCCATTAGGGAGATGATCTAAGGTTTGAATCATCACTTCATCTCGAATGACTAAAACTCCCGACTCACGAGCTAAACGAATCAAATTTTCAGCAAACCTACCCTCTGCCTTTGCCACAAGTTTCGGTGCCTCATGACGGGTCGGATCGTAGGCAAGTGCAGCCATCTTTTGATTCATCTATAATCTCCGTTAAAGGAGTCTTCATTCCAAGTTCCTATTTGCACTGATTGGATTTGGGGAAAGTCCCGAACAAGTCCAAATAAGGATTTGCGGAAACTCTCGCTTTCTAAGTAGGTCTCTGTTGTAATATGGACAAGGACCGGTTTTTCTTTTTCAGGATCATAATGAAACTGAATTCCCATAGCTCCTGTCCCTTGGGATTCCCAAAAGACATAGAGAACCAAACCTTTGTTTTTTGGTTCTACCACCATTTGTAAAAATTCCTTTGCCTCTGGATCCAAAAATGAAAGAAGATCGGTAAACCCAGTTTCCCCTAATAAATAATTCCATAGTGGTTTTAATTCAGAAACTTCAATAGTTTTAGATTCAGATTGGGCAGAGATCCATTGAGACCATCGAAAACGATTTTCCACTTTCCTTATATTGGTTTGCAGTTCCGGATCGGAACCTTTTGCCAGAAGAGAAATCATACGGTTTCCATCGTTTGTTTGCGTGGCATTCATTTTGGACTTCGGATAACTTCCTTCCAAAGGGAGTAACCATTGTCCGGATTTGTTGGTTTCTTTTGAGAAAAAGTGATCCTTACTCTGGTGGGTCAATTTTCCCAAAGAAAAAATTTGCGGGAGAGAATGGAAATTAGAAAAGAGAGGGCTCACTCCCTTCTCTTCGGAGAAATTTACAAAAACTCAACCTGTGGATCGGAGAAATTCCAAGTTTCAAAAGAGCCTCCCTATGTTCTTCGGTTCCGTATCCTTTGTGTTTGGCAAACCTATAACCTGGGTATTTTAAGTCCATTTTTTCCATATATTCATCTCTATAGGTTTTGGCAAGGATGGAGGCCGCAGAAATGGAAGGAATTAAATCATCTCCTTTGGGAAGAGAGAAATAACCTTCTATAGGTTTTGTAATTTTTAGTTTATAATTTCCATCAGCTAGGAGATAAGGCTTCGTATTTAACAATTTATCTTCATTGCGATTTGTCTCTTCATTGAAAGTAGAATTGGACAAATGTAATTTTTCATGCGCAGAAGTTTTGGATTCAAATGGTTGTGGGTTTGTCGGCAAACAGCGGTTCATCCCATAAAAGATGGCCTGGTTGATATTATACGTATCAATAAACTTGGCGCTAACAAAACTCACTCGGAAATAGGAAGCATTCTGAATGATTTCCTTTCTAAGTTCGATTCGTTTGGGTTCAGGAATTTTTTTAGAATCACGAAGCCCTTTAAGGATTTCGCCATTTTTGATTTTTTCTAAGGTTTGGAGGTCAAAGGAAACACAACCCACAGATACGGGGCCGGCAAGTGTACCTCGACCTGCTTCATCCAGAGAATAGCAGGTCAGGTGTGGGATTTGGAATTCGGGAAAGAACGGCCGAGTAACGACCGTTTCAAGAGAAATTATGCGCTAGGTGCTTCTGCAGCTTTTGCTTGTGCAAGAGCGGCTTTAGAAGCCTCATCCTGTCTCTTTTTGTCTTTGGCAACAATCGCTTGTCCGCCTTTTCTTTCTTTGATACGTCCTGCTTTTCCTTTTTTATCACGGAGATAGAAAAGTTTCGCACGACGAACCGATCCTTTACGAACGAGTTCAATCTTTGCAATTCTTGGGCTATGAAGTGGAAAAATTCTTTCCACTCCAATATCATAAGACACACGTCTTACAGTAAAGGTTTTACTTTGTGATTTGTTCGCAATGGAGATCACAATACCTTCGTAAACCTGAACACGTTCTTTTCCAGATTCAACGATTTTGTAGTGAACTTTTACAGTATCACCAATTTCGAAATTAAGTTCGTTCTTTGCTTCGCCTGCGAGTGCTGTTTCTAGAATCTGATTCATGGCTTCCTCTAAGAATGATTTCTTGTTTTGCGGTTTTTTTGCCGCCATTTCCGGATCTCTTCATGATGTCCACCGAGGAGCACATCAGGAACTGTCCAACCCATAAAATCATAGGGTTTTGTATATTGGGGGTATTCTAATTCTTCTGTTTCATTGTGCGATTCTTCGAGAAGGCTTTCTTCTTTTCCTAAAAATCCCGGAACAAACCGAGATAGGCAATCGGCAACAACGAGAGCAGCTAAATCCCCCGATGAAATAACATAGTTTCCAATGGCCACTTCCCTGTCAATTAAATGCTCCGTGACACGATGGTCGACCCCTTCGTAATACCCAGAAATCAAAGTGAAGGTCTCTGAAGATTCGAAAATCTCCCGAGCGAGAGTCTGGTTAAAAAGTTCCCCAGAGGGACTAAGGAGAATGACCTTACCTTTATTTTCTCCGAGGGATTCTAAGGCTCGGTAAATGGGACCCACTTGCAAAAGCATCCCCGGTCCCCCACCATAAATGGTATCATCAACCTTTTGGTGTTTGTTGTCAGCAAAGTCGCGAAGGTGGACAGTATTGATTTCCACAACCCCTTGTTTTACGGCTTTGCCTGGAATTCCTGTATCAAAGTAAGAGGTAATTTTTTCTGGGAAAAGAGTGATGAAATTAAACTTCAAACCACTGCTCCCAGTGAATGATTTCTAAGGTTTTGGATTCTAAATTCCAATCCCCCACAAACCGATTGAGAAAAGGGATAAGAATCGTTTCCCCTTCACCAGTGATTGGTTTTAGTTCTAAAATAGGATGCGCGGGGTTGTCTATGACTTGGGTCACAACATAATGCAGCGATTGGCTCGTTTCTTTGGAAATGGCAACCAATCCCACTAAATCTTCAGTGTAAATTTCGCCGTCAGTGGGTTTAGGTAAATCTTCCCTTTTCCATAACAAAGAAAATCCACGGTATTTGATGACAGTTTCTGGCGTTTCAAAACCCTTTAGTTTGACTAGGAAATGATTTCCATTGGGTTTGATTTCCTCAATTTGGATGGTAGATTGGTTTCCACGAGGGTCTTCGACATTACAGGTAAACGGTGGTTTGGCGGATAATAGGGTGTCACCTTCGGTGAAAACTTTGATGAACCCTTTGATTCCATGTGAGGATCCAATGACCCCCACTTTCACTAAACTTGGTTTAGTCGACAATTTCTAAAGTATAGTTTTTGCCTTGTTTGGTTCCGGCTGCTTGTAAAACAGTACGTAAAGATTTTGCAATCCTTCCGTTTTTTCCGATCACCTTACCTAGGTCTTTTGCTGCTACCCGAAGTTCGATCACTGTTTCTTCCTCTCCGGGGACTTGGTTGACAGCCACTTGTTCTGGTTGGTCAACGAGAGATGTAACGATATAACGAACTAAGGATTCCATGTATCAATTAACCTTTGAATTTTGACCAAACGTCGTCTTTTTTCAAAAGAGCAAGAACTGTATCAGTAGGTTGAGCACCTTTTTTTAACCAAGAAAGAGTTTTTTCTTCGTTGAAAGTTGCTTTTTTAACAGAAGAAGTAGATGGATGAAAATGTCCAATCGCTTCAATGAACTTTCCGTCACGTGGAGCACGGATGTCTGCTGCTACGATGCGATAGTGCGGGTCTGCTTTTGTTCCCGTTCTTTGTAATCTTAATTTAACCAAGGAAAAATACCCCTTTTATAGCGAGTTTTTTAAATTAGGACGATCTGTCAAGAGCGAGTTCTAGCACTTGCAGCGAGTTCTTTTAATTTTTTGCCCTGTGCATTCGGATCTCCCGTTTTATAGAGCCCAGAACCCACAACGGTAATGTCCACACCGAGTTTGGCAAGCTCCTCCATATTGGATTCGTTCACACCCCCATCCACTTCGAGTTCGATATTGTAGGGTTTCGTGAGTTTACGCACTGCCGCAATCTTTTCAAATCCGGATTTTACAAAGGACTGCCCGTAAAATCCAGGATCGACTGTCATGAGTAAAACAAGATCCAAATACGGAAGGATTTGGGAGATGGATTCCGGTGGAGTTTGGGGATTCAGAGACACACCCACTTTGATTCCTGCTTTTCGAATCTCTTCGGCAAGTCTTACAGAGAAGTTTGTGGTTTCAATATGGAAGGTAATACAATAAGGATTGAGGTCAAAGTATTTGGGAACGTGAAGTTCTGGGTTACTCACCATCAAATGTACATCGAGAGGGATTTGGGTATGGGATTTGACTTCTTTGGTAAAGGCTTCCCCAAAAGAGATTTGAGGGACAAAGTTTCCGTCCATCACATCAATGTGAATGAGGTCGATATTTTCCTGTTTGTAAGTCGGAAGCTCCGCTGAGAGTCCCGTAAGTTTTGCAGCAAGGATCGATGCTGAAATTTTCATATTAATAAGTTCCTTTTAATTTCCAAACCTTGGCAACACCGGTTTCTTTACCGAAAAGAGTCACCTTTACATTCCCGGCTCGATGGATGAGAAATCGAACTGGTTCATCTTCTTTTAGTTTTTGGTTGGTAAAAATTTCTTTTTCGATTTCTGTATCTTCCCCAGGTTTTGTATAACTGATTTTTGCTGAGTACAGATCATCATCATCCACTTCATATTCCAAAAATTCATAATCTTGAACAAAAGTTTCAGAAGGTTTCAAAAAGAAAGCACCCACTTCCGCACCGGTAGGTTTTAATTCAAAGGTAGAAGTAAGACCATGTTCTTCACGAAACTCTGGTTTGGTGGTTTCTTTAATTCGATAAGGGATTTTTTTTCTTTGTAAAAAATCAACTACAAAAGGAACGGGCGTTCCTACAAACTTTGTTGAATCCAAAGGTTCATTTACGGATTGGGTGGATTTTTTTTCAATATTTGGTTCTGTAACAAGAAGGTAAATTTTTTCGCCGGAATGAGTTTCTTTTCCGGGAGCTGGAATTTGGTCAATGATTGTGTCAGCAGGTTCATCACCCACAGCAGGCACATAGGTGATCCCACCAATTTGTAAAGGCACATACACTTCCCCCGATAATACTTTTTCTAGAATGGCTTTCGCACGTTTTAGGTCTTGTCCTTTGACATCAGGAATGGTCACCCGATCAAATCCAATATTCACTGTAAGATAAAGTTTGGATCCGGCTTCGACTTCCTTACCTGGATCAATGGATTGAGCCAGAATGATCCCATCTGTTTTTTCAGGGATTCTTTGGGTTTCTAAACGGACTTTGAGTTGGAGTCTTTGCAATTCGTTATGAACCTCAATGTAGTTTTTGCCAATCACATAAGGCATCATTACCTTTTGTTCTTCTTTGGTTCGAACCACGACCACAAGAAAGGCTGCCACAAAAAAAACAAGGAGTCCCAAACCAACAAATAAAACATAACCACTGTAAGGTAGGATTTTTAGAAACTTTTCTTTCACGTAAATGATTCTCCGGCTAAAACCCGCGCCCCATTAAAAAACTCAAATCCTTTCATGGGTTTTTTCCCTTCGGGTTGTAAGGTATCTATACCAAGCAGGTTTCCGTCTCCACAGAGACAGAAAAGCCTTTTTTTCTGGTATAGGAAAAAGGAACCCGGACTGAGGCCATCCGGAATGGGAATCGACTCACTTTCGGAATCCAAAAGAAAGGAAGAGATAAGAATCAGTTTTTTGCCTCGAAATTCGGTCACAGCCAAGGGATCGGGGTACAAGGCACGAATGCGGTTGTGGATGTTAATCGCAGGTTCCGACCAATGGATGGGACGGTCGTTTGCCGTGATTTTTTTGCAATGAGTGGCCTCATTGGCATTCTGCGGCTTCGAAGTCCAAGCGGTTCCCATAGATTCCAGTTCCCTGAAAAGCCGAATGAGCTCCTTTCCCCCTTCCTTCGTGATAGATTGTAAAAGAGAAGCTGTGGTTTCCGTTTCGTCCACCTTCCAAGATTTCTGGGAAATGATATCGCCTGAATCCACTTCCTTGGCTAAAAACTGAATCGTAAATCCTGAGTTTTCCTCTCCACTCAAAAGAAAACTTTGGACGGGAGAGGCACCCCGATACTTAGGTAATAAACTTCCGTGGAGATTGATGCTTCCAAATTTTGGATCTTGGAAGACATTCTCTGGAACAATCGATCCGTAGGCATACACAATATGAACGGGGGAAGCATAGGATAAAATTTGTTTTTGCGCCTCTTCATCGGTCCTTAGTTTTGGAGACTGGATGACAGGAATTCCCTTGGCAAGGGCCAGCTCCTTTACGGGTGTGGGTGTGATGATTTGTTTTCTTCCGACAGGTTTGTCAATGTTCGTCACAACAAAATCCACTTGGATTCCCGCATCCAGTAAGATAGAAAGTAATTCCTTGGAATGTTCTGGGGATCCAAAGTATCCGATTGAAAGTTTCATCATTTTTCCTATTAAACAAGTTCCAGAGGATCCAAATCATATTCAATATAACATTTGGAATCGACTTTAAATTTAGTTTTTGTTTCGCGTAAAAGATTTCGTAAAACGGTGATGGATTTTGATTTTAACAAGATATGGTATCTGAAGTTATTATCAATTTTATAAAAAGGACATTGGCTTGGCCCAAGAAGGGTAACAGATGCATCCATATTTTCTTTTAAAGTTTCCGCATAAACCACAGATTGTTTGTTGGCAACTTCCTCGTATTTAGACCGAAACACAAGTCTCGCCAAACGAGAAAAAGGTGGATAAAACAAATCTCTTCGAAATGTTAACTCCCATTCAAAAAAAGCAGGATAGTTTTGTTCCATCGCCATTTTCAGAACAGGATGTTCGGGATCATTGGATTGGATGAGGACTTCCCCTTTTTTTTCACCCCGACCAGCCCTTCCCGCCACTTGTGAAATGAGAGAATACGTTCTTTCGCTACTACGAAAGTCGGGAACCCCTAGTCCATGATTGGCATTTAGAATTCCCACAAGAGTCACATTCGCATAATCAAGGCCCTTCGCTATCATTTGAGTACCTGTCAGGATATCTAAATTTCCTTCTCCTAACTTTTCCAGAACATCGCGAGTCACTTCTTTATTTTTGGAACTGTCTTGGTCCAAACGTTCGATCCTTGCTTTTGGGAAATGGGATAACAAATACTCTTCTAATTTTTGAGTCCCTGCCCCAAACAAGTCCAACTCATCTCCATGAATTTGTTTTAAGTTACTAAAAGTTGATTTATACCCACAAAGGTGACAACGAACGGTTTTATCAGAGTGGTAACAAAGTGTGGCCGTACATTTTGGGCAATGAATGAATTCTTTTTTGGATGTAGAATAAATAAAAGGATTATACCCCCTCCGATTCAGAAGGATGATGGTTTGTTCTTCCTTTTTCAAACGGTCTGCGACTTTAAATTGTAAATCTCCAGAAAGAAGTTCACTATCCTCTTTTTTTTGTGTGATTTCTACAGTGGGAAGTGAGGCGTGAGGATTGGCTCTTTCTTTTAGTTCCGAATAACCAATTTGGCCTGCTTTTGCTAAGTAAAAAATTTCAAGGCTCGGTGTGGCAGAACCTAATAATAATTTACCGTTAGTTTTTAAAATTCTTTGTAAAGCAATTTGGCGGGCATGGTAACGAGGAGCTCCATGTTCCTTGTAAGATCCGTCATGTTCCTCATCTAAAATGATAAGTTCAATGTCGGACAATGGAGCAAACACGGCAGAACGAGTTCCGATACAAATCCGTTTTTTCCCCTCTTTTAAATCCAAATAGTTTTGGAATTTTTCTGAAGTTCTGAGATGGGAATTTAACACCGCCACTTGCCCTGGAAAAATCCTTTCAATCCTTGTGATGGTCGGGTAAGTGAGTGAAATTTCCGGAACAAGAAAAATAACGGATCCTTTGGGTTTAGAAAGAACCTCTGCCATCAGGTGTAAATACACCTCCGTTTTCCCACTTCCCGTAATCCCATATAACAAATGTGTGTTGGAATTTCGATTTAACCTTATTTCATCCAAAGCATTTTTTTGTGAAACATTTAAAGGATGTAATAGATCCAATTGGATATTTAAGGGACTTTGTTTTTCCTGTTTTCTTTTTTTTCCTTTCGGAACCATAAGAAACAGGGCTTCCCCAAGAGAGGATAAATAGTTTTCAGCCATCCACTCTGCCAAATCCAGTTGTTCTTCAGTAAGGACTGGTTCTAAATCAATTTGTTTTAAGATAGATAAAGTTTCATAATTAGGCTCATTCGAATGAACTTCGATGACAACCCCTTCCCATTCTTTTCCATTGAGCGGAACAAGTACACGAACTCCCCTTTGTAAACTTTCCATTGAATGTGGAACTTCATACGTTAAAGTTTTACTTTCCCAAGATAAATTGAGGGCAACTTCCGCAAATTGAATCATATTAGAGATATGGTTTCAATAGAGAAAGGTGGGAGATAAAACTATCTTCCAATTCCTGTTTCTCTTTTCCGTATTGGAAAAGGTTACTTTCCGAATCTGTTTTTTTAGCCTTTTCACCCAGGAAAACAAGGGCTTCAGGAGATCTGGTAGTGACAATTGGAATAGAAAGTCCAGACAAATCCCATTTCGTTTCTTTACCCAGAAATTCTTTTGCTTTCTCAGTACCAAACAACAATTTAGCGGAAGATCCTAAAATGACAATGAATTGAATTCCAAATTCTTCCACTGTTTCCTTTACATGAAATTTACAATTTTCGACTCTAGTTTGCCAATCGTTTTCCTTCGAATCTGAATTAGAAAAATTACAAGCAGGATATTCTTGGTAATAAAACTCTTCGAAAGAAAAACCAAACACTTTTTGAATAAGTTCACTCCAGCTGATTTCCGTTAGTTTATCTTTAAATATTTGGTTTGGTTTGGTTTTAGTAAATGGTTTTTCTTTAGGACCTGTTGCCCCAGAATAATGCAAAACAAGTATAGGTTTTCTGCCTTTATGAAGAAACTGACGTACCCCACTAAGTTTCCCTTGGCAGAGGGTACATGAGAAATTTACCAATTCTTTGTTTTTTCGTTGGTTTTCTTTCTGTAGTTTCTTTTGAATTTCTAAAGATTCGGGTACTTTCGATTTCCAGGGAAAAACAAAGTCGCTAGGATCTTGTTCCTC includes these proteins:
- a CDS encoding HD domain-containing phosphohydrolase — protein: MRKISIRDLEPGSKFNKSIYLDKDTVFVGADQPITQQDLDRLVQFGITFVLTDGEKVTADGQDKTSAGAGPGYFDTNLPFYQDDENSTRYKYLLEKANTSKVEFSAVFKDCFDLVQKTYRSASEGRYTEIREFREIAERIADHTKANSQIPILLLSHAHSGYYLYTHICYATFFSVMLGNFLEFSRPKLIDLALASLFADIGMVTVPEEVSEKKGTLSELDLKTIKRHPVTGYQILTQKLKLKNSLAIVALQHHEAVDGSGYPQRILANQIEELTKVFMIGDQFAAMIHPRPYRQAILPYEAMKIMISENVNRFDLKMVRLFLNKLSMFPVGSGVVLSDLRLGMVIESNKDKPLRPVIRVTKDAEGKRLKHLEFVDLMKDLNLYIQQAIPFSQIY
- a CDS encoding EscU/YscU/HrcU family type III secretion system export apparatus switch protein; amino-acid sequence: MNQKMAALAYDPTRHEAPKLVAKAEGRFAENLIRLARESGVLVIRDEVMIQTLDHLPNGKEIPRELYEAVASVFRILVLERQKKNN
- a CDS encoding ribonuclease HII: MGCVSFDLQTLEKIKNGEILKGLRDSKKIPEPKRIELRKEIIQNASYFRVSFVSAKFIDTYNINQAIFYGMNRCLPTNPQPFESKTSAHEKLHLSNSTFNEETNRNEDKLLNTKPYLLADGNYKLKITKPIEGYFSLPKGDDLIPSISAASILAKTYRDEYMEKMDLKYPGYRFAKHKGYGTEEHREALLKLGISPIHRLSFCKFLRREGSEPSLF
- the rplS gene encoding 50S ribosomal protein L19, with product MNQILETALAGEAKNELNFEIGDTVKVHYKIVESGKERVQVYEGIVISIANKSQSKTFTVRRVSYDIGVERIFPLHSPRIAKIELVRKGSVRRAKLFYLRDKKGKAGRIKERKGGQAIVAKDKKRQDEASKAALAQAKAAEAPSA
- the trmD gene encoding tRNA (guanosine(37)-N1)-methyltransferase TrmD; this encodes MKFNFITLFPEKITSYFDTGIPGKAVKQGVVEINTVHLRDFADNKHQKVDDTIYGGGPGMLLQVGPIYRALESLGENKGKVILLSPSGELFNQTLAREIFESSETFTLISGYYEGVDHRVTEHLIDREVAIGNYVISSGDLAALVVADCLSRFVPGFLGKEESLLEESHNETEELEYPQYTKPYDFMGWTVPDVLLGGHHEEIRKWRQKNRKTRNHS
- the rimM gene encoding ribosome maturation factor RimM (Essential for efficient processing of 16S rRNA), with the translated sequence MSTKPSLVKVGVIGSSHGIKGFIKVFTEGDTLLSAKPPFTCNVEDPRGNQSTIQIEEIKPNGNHFLVKLKGFETPETVIKYRGFSLLWKREDLPKPTDGEIYTEDLVGLVAISKETSQSLHYVVTQVIDNPAHPILELKPITGEGETILIPFLNRFVGDWNLESKTLEIIHWEQWFEV
- a CDS encoding KH domain-containing protein, which produces MESLVRYIVTSLVDQPEQVAVNQVPGEEETVIELRVAAKDLGKVIGKNGRIAKSLRTVLQAAGTKQGKNYTLEIVD
- the rpsP gene encoding 30S ribosomal protein S16, giving the protein MVKLRLQRTGTKADPHYRIVAADIRAPRDGKFIEAIGHFHPSTSSVKKATFNEEKTLSWLKKGAQPTDTVLALLKKDDVWSKFKG
- the rpe gene encoding ribulose-phosphate 3-epimerase produces the protein MKISASILAAKLTGLSAELPTYKQENIDLIHIDVMDGNFVPQISFGEAFTKEVKSHTQIPLDVHLMVSNPELHVPKYFDLNPYCITFHIETTNFSVRLAEEIRKAGIKVGVSLNPQTPPESISQILPYLDLVLLMTVDPGFYGQSFVKSGFEKIAAVRKLTKPYNIELEVDGGVNESNMEELAKLGVDITVVGSGLYKTGDPNAQGKKLKELAASARTRS
- a CDS encoding PASTA domain-containing protein gives rise to the protein MKEKFLKILPYSGYVLFVGLGLLVFFVAAFLVVVVRTKEEQKVMMPYVIGKNYIEVHNELQRLQLKVRLETQRIPEKTDGIILAQSIDPGKEVEAGSKLYLTVNIGFDRVTIPDVKGQDLKRAKAILEKVLSGEVYVPLQIGGITYVPAVGDEPADTIIDQIPAPGKETHSGEKIYLLVTEPNIEKKSTQSVNEPLDSTKFVGTPVPFVVDFLQRKKIPYRIKETTKPEFREEHGLTSTFELKPTGAEVGAFFLKPSETFVQDYEFLEYEVDDDDLYSAKISYTKPGEDTEIEKEIFTNQKLKEDEPVRFLIHRAGNVKVTLFGKETGVAKVWKLKGTY
- the fmt gene encoding methionyl-tRNA formyltransferase, with the translated sequence MKLSIGYFGSPEHSKELLSILLDAGIQVDFVVTNIDKPVGRKQIITPTPVKELALAKGIPVIQSPKLRTDEEAQKQILSYASPVHIVYAYGSIVPENVFQDPKFGSINLHGSLLPKYRGASPVQSFLLSGEENSGFTIQFLAKEVDSGDIISQKSWKVDETETTASLLQSITKEGGKELIRLFRELESMGTAWTSKPQNANEATHCKKITANDRPIHWSEPAINIHNRIRALYPDPLAVTEFRGKKLILISSFLLDSESESIPIPDGLSPGSFFLYQKKRLFCLCGDGNLLGIDTLQPEGKKPMKGFEFFNGARVLAGESFT
- the priA gene encoding replication restart helicase PriA yields the protein MIQFAEVALNLSWESKTLTYEVPHSMESLQRGVRVLVPLNGKEWEGVVIEVHSNEPNYETLSILKQIDLEPVLTEEQLDLAEWMAENYLSSLGEALFLMVPKGKKRKQEKQSPLNIQLDLLHPLNVSQKNALDEIRLNRNSNTHLLYGITGSGKTEVYLHLMAEVLSKPKGSVIFLVPEISLTYPTITRIERIFPGQVAVLNSHLRTSEKFQNYLDLKEGKKRICIGTRSAVFAPLSDIELIILDEEHDGSYKEHGAPRYHARQIALQRILKTNGKLLLGSATPSLEIFYLAKAGQIGYSELKERANPHASLPTVEITQKKEDSELLSGDLQFKVADRLKKEEQTIILLNRRGYNPFIYSTSKKEFIHCPKCTATLCYHSDKTVRCHLCGYKSTFSNLKQIHGDELDLFGAGTQKLEEYLLSHFPKARIERLDQDSSKNKEVTRDVLEKLGEGNLDILTGTQMIAKGLDYANVTLVGILNANHGLGVPDFRSSERTYSLISQVAGRAGRGEKKGEVLIQSNDPEHPVLKMAMEQNYPAFFEWELTFRRDLFYPPFSRLARLVFRSKYEEVANKQSVVYAETLKENMDASVTLLGPSQCPFYKIDNNFRYHILLKSKSITVLRNLLRETKTKFKVDSKCYIEYDLDPLELV